The following are from one region of the Paenalkalicoccus suaedae genome:
- a CDS encoding iron-containing alcohol dehydrogenase has product MDNFTFQNATKILFGKDQEQAVGQETSHYGKKVLLHYGGGSIKKSGLYDRIKNSLAEAKLEVVELGGVKPNPLVSLVREGVDLCKEHNVDVILAVGGGSVIDSAKAIAAGAYYEGDVWDFFTGKTTATQTLPIGVVLTIPAAGSETSSGTVVTNEDGQYKRSFGHDSLRPKFAILNPELTYTLPAYQTACGITDMSAHIFERYFTNTKKVDLTDRLCEATLRTIVSQGKKVLEHPEDYDARAEILWAGTIAHNDSLGVGREGDWGSHDIEHEVSGIYDIAHGAGLAIIFPAWMKYVYEHDVARFAQFANRVWDVEIDTRDLKATAEEGIARVEAFFASIGMPTRLSHVDIDETHFEEMAAKATERGPLGSFVKLHKEDVLAIYKLAK; this is encoded by the coding sequence ATGGATAATTTTACGTTTCAAAATGCAACGAAGATCCTGTTTGGTAAGGATCAGGAACAAGCTGTAGGACAAGAAACCAGTCACTATGGTAAAAAGGTGCTTCTTCATTACGGTGGTGGAAGCATTAAAAAGTCTGGTCTTTATGACCGTATTAAAAACTCTTTAGCAGAAGCAAAGCTTGAAGTGGTGGAGCTTGGTGGCGTTAAGCCGAATCCGCTCGTAAGCCTTGTTAGAGAAGGCGTCGATCTTTGTAAAGAGCATAACGTGGATGTAATTCTCGCTGTAGGTGGTGGGAGTGTGATCGACTCTGCGAAAGCCATCGCAGCAGGCGCTTATTATGAGGGGGATGTGTGGGATTTCTTTACTGGTAAAACAACGGCTACACAAACCCTTCCAATCGGCGTTGTGCTAACGATTCCGGCTGCTGGGAGTGAAACAAGCTCTGGGACTGTTGTCACGAATGAAGACGGTCAGTATAAGCGATCGTTTGGACATGATTCCCTTCGTCCGAAATTCGCTATTTTAAATCCAGAGCTAACGTATACGCTACCTGCCTACCAAACCGCTTGCGGAATCACAGATATGTCTGCTCATATTTTTGAGCGCTATTTCACCAATACAAAGAAGGTTGATTTGACCGATCGACTCTGTGAGGCAACGCTTCGCACCATTGTTTCTCAAGGGAAAAAGGTGTTAGAGCACCCTGAGGATTACGATGCTCGCGCGGAGATTTTGTGGGCGGGCACGATTGCGCACAATGATTCGCTAGGCGTTGGGCGCGAGGGTGATTGGGGTAGCCATGATATTGAGCACGAAGTCAGTGGGATTTATGATATCGCGCATGGAGCTGGGCTTGCGATCATCTTCCCTGCCTGGATGAAGTATGTGTATGAGCACGACGTTGCGCGCTTTGCGCAGTTTGCGAATCGCGTGTGGGACGTGGAGATTGATACCCGCGACCTAAAAGCGACCGCCGAGGAGGGTATTGCGCGCGTCGAGGCGTTCTTTGCATCGATCGGGATGCCAACCCGCCTAAGCCACGTCGATATCGACGAGACGCACTTCGAGGAGATGGCGGCAAAAGCGACGGAGCGCGGCCCGTTAGGTAGCTTCGTTAAGCTTCATAAAGAAGATGTTCTCGCCATATACAAGCTTGCTAAATAA
- a CDS encoding GGDEF domain-containing protein: protein MANGWIQIKGGNVVEYVVQFQLNIYALLILGVLHIIMLFRSKVASYSKRLLQIIMAVCALSIILEPATWIFDGKQFFGAFALEYGTNFLLFLIGPVLGGLLLSYVDYHLFKRPKRLRKRLFYQQASIFTFIVLLANIFYPIYYRVDPITNSFNSGAFKEVHYLALASLYVYMLVMIIKNRTRTSSYVRNIFVLFFLLPIVGMVVQMFDSRLYFSWTSIVIGILAAYVFLESTSAELDFLTKLYNRQSYEQYMNHLIEKGKPFQAILLDLDNFKEINDQYGHDKGDQVLLLFSSTLKTVFHTDAFVARLGGDEFVVIRRNLANSVELEVEKVHRHLQKLTDSPLAEIGFSYGCHTMEAGTMTKEELYTTIDQHMYEHKRSRRQAAHHQDNVTI, encoded by the coding sequence ATGGCGAACGGTTGGATCCAAATAAAAGGGGGCAACGTAGTGGAGTATGTGGTGCAGTTTCAACTCAATATTTATGCATTATTAATTTTAGGCGTCCTGCATATCATTATGCTATTTCGGTCAAAGGTGGCGAGCTACAGTAAGAGGCTCCTGCAAATCATCATGGCAGTGTGTGCGCTCTCGATTATATTAGAGCCGGCCACATGGATATTTGATGGAAAGCAGTTTTTTGGCGCATTTGCTCTCGAATATGGGACGAACTTTTTGTTGTTTTTGATTGGACCAGTGCTCGGTGGACTGTTGTTATCGTATGTTGACTACCACTTATTCAAACGGCCGAAGCGGTTAAGGAAGCGCCTCTTTTATCAGCAGGCGAGTATCTTCACCTTCATCGTTTTACTTGCCAACATCTTTTACCCTATTTATTATCGTGTCGATCCTATTACGAATTCCTTTAATAGTGGAGCGTTTAAAGAGGTGCACTACCTGGCACTGGCCAGTCTTTACGTATACATGCTGGTTATGATTATTAAAAACCGTACCCGAACCTCTTCGTATGTACGTAACATCTTTGTACTCTTCTTTTTACTACCGATAGTTGGTATGGTCGTGCAAATGTTCGACTCAAGGCTGTACTTCTCATGGACGTCGATTGTCATTGGCATACTTGCGGCTTACGTCTTTTTAGAATCAACGTCTGCGGAGCTCGACTTTTTAACGAAGCTATATAATCGACAAAGCTATGAGCAATATATGAACCATTTGATCGAGAAGGGGAAGCCGTTTCAGGCGATTCTGTTAGACTTAGATAATTTTAAAGAAATCAATGATCAATACGGGCACGATAAAGGGGATCAGGTTTTACTATTGTTTAGCTCGACTCTCAAAACAGTTTTCCACACCGATGCATTTGTCGCAAGGCTTGGCGGGGACGAATTTGTTGTCATTCGGCGTAACTTGGCAAATAGCGTGGAGCTTGAGGTAGAAAAAGTGCATCGACATCTCCAAAAGCTAACGGACTCCCCGCTTGCGGAAATCGGATTTAGCTATGGCTGTCATACGATGGAGGCGGGGACGATGACAAAGGAAGAGCTTTACACGACAATTGATCAGCACATGTACGAGCATAAGCGTAGCAGGCGACAAGCGGCTCATCACCAGGATAACGTCACGATCTAA
- a CDS encoding sugar isomerase domain-containing protein, whose protein sequence is MSKRSTYLKAIREKLDQVEYDPAIKDAATRIVQAIEAKKTIYTFGASHAGILSEELFYRAGGLALFNPIFDPSLMLNVRPITRTSQAEQLEGYGDIIASSVAWESGDVLLTHSVSGRNPVMIDLVTHAKERGVTVIAITNVTYSSESKSRHSTGLRLFELADIIIDNHGETGDATVSFDGLPQAVAPTSTVIGAAIVNSILVEIVELLLAKGIDPPIFYSANIDGTKAHNDAIFEAYKTQIRYM, encoded by the coding sequence ATGTCAAAACGTTCAACCTATTTAAAGGCTATTCGAGAGAAGCTTGATCAAGTGGAGTACGATCCCGCTATAAAAGATGCAGCCACACGCATTGTCCAAGCAATCGAGGCGAAGAAGACAATATATACCTTCGGCGCCTCTCACGCCGGGATTCTCTCGGAGGAGCTCTTTTACCGCGCTGGTGGTCTGGCTCTGTTCAACCCAATTTTTGACCCGAGCCTCATGCTCAACGTGCGCCCGATCACGCGCACGTCGCAGGCCGAGCAACTCGAGGGCTATGGCGATATTATCGCCTCGTCCGTTGCTTGGGAGAGTGGCGATGTCCTTCTCACCCATTCCGTCTCGGGGAGAAACCCGGTCATGATCGACCTCGTCACACACGCAAAAGAGCGTGGAGTTACGGTTATCGCTATTACCAATGTGACGTATTCCAGTGAATCGAAGTCACGACACTCTACGGGGTTACGACTATTCGAACTGGCGGATATCATAATTGATAATCATGGGGAAACAGGTGATGCAACCGTCTCCTTTGATGGATTACCTCAGGCCGTGGCACCTACCTCTACAGTGATCGGCGCCGCTATCGTCAACAGTATTCTTGTGGAGATTGTGGAATTGTTGCTTGCAAAAGGCATCGATCCACCCATCTTCTACAGTGCCAATATCGATGGCACGAAAGCACACAACGATGCTATTTTTGAGGCGTATAAAACACAGATTAGGTACATGTAA